From the Selenomonas timonae genome, one window contains:
- a CDS encoding YybS family protein: protein MSEQGARPAATAGVMTAAAVVYALAAIYLPMLTMMMGMFWPVFIALVTVREGLRWGMLAAAASLILTMLFATPVTGAFFVLSFAPTGLVLGALFRRGADTVRALTGGALASLAGKAAAAGMMLLIFGLNPFAMDVSMANETMDETLAMYRSLGMDEAQLEETRAASTQVLELFVLMLPALFLGSSVIEVTASFVVLRKVLVRLGIPAKGLPAFTEWRLPIFFSYLFAFSLIGIYWGTTRDISWLYQAALNGYLISFAAGLVQGLSLVQFLMKRFNVSSFMRIIIYIFIAVNGFMTQIVSWTGLFDIAFDYRKKFRERQ from the coding sequence ATGAGTGAGCAAGGTGCAAGACCCGCCGCGACGGCGGGGGTGATGACTGCCGCGGCGGTGGTCTACGCGCTCGCGGCAATCTATCTGCCCATGCTGACAATGATGATGGGGATGTTCTGGCCGGTCTTTATCGCGCTCGTGACTGTGCGCGAGGGTCTGCGCTGGGGGATGCTTGCGGCAGCGGCATCTCTCATCCTTACGATGCTCTTTGCAACGCCCGTGACGGGGGCGTTTTTCGTCCTCTCGTTTGCGCCGACGGGGCTTGTCCTCGGGGCGCTCTTTCGGCGCGGTGCGGACACCGTACGCGCCCTTACAGGTGGGGCGCTTGCCTCACTCGCGGGCAAGGCGGCTGCTGCGGGGATGATGCTCCTGATCTTCGGGCTGAATCCGTTCGCGATGGATGTCTCGATGGCAAATGAGACGATGGATGAGACCCTTGCTATGTACCGTTCCCTCGGAATGGACGAGGCGCAGCTGGAGGAGACACGCGCGGCGTCGACGCAGGTGCTTGAGCTCTTTGTGCTGATGCTGCCCGCGCTCTTCCTCGGGAGTTCCGTGATTGAGGTCACGGCATCGTTTGTCGTGCTGCGCAAGGTACTCGTCCGCCTAGGGATTCCGGCGAAGGGGCTGCCGGCCTTTACAGAGTGGCGGCTGCCGATCTTCTTCTCCTATCTCTTTGCGTTCTCGCTGATCGGGATTTACTGGGGCACAACCCGCGATATTTCGTGGCTCTATCAGGCGGCGCTGAACGGCTATCTCATTTCGTTTGCTGCGGGGCTCGTGCAGGGGCTCTCCCTCGTGCAGTTCCTGATGAAGCGGTTCAATGTGTCCTCGTTCATGCGCATCATCATCTATATCTTCATTGCGGTGAACGGCTTTATGACGCAGATCGTTTCGTGGACGGGGCTGTTCGACATCGCGTTTGACTATCGAAAGAAGTTCCGTGAACGTCAATAA
- the lonC gene encoding Lon family ATP-dependent protease → MSFFKDLFGGDGHKEKPPELSPEARIDAEIAVIFRMLADSMGTERLVIQAGKMNAMALMRSENRRERVLALMRILEEDPLLSPPPSEAELPEILNRMTEQLAGILARRDLEDRIERKVSEKLEKDHEEYVDDIRRQVISEESPGTESPHDKKKREDLEELESIRLTQSVMELLRPQNFDEIVGQERAVRSLMAKLSSPYPQHLLLYGPPGVGKTTAARLVLEAAKKRAVSPFGERAPFVETDGTTLRWDPRDMTNPLLGSVHDPIYQGAQKSLADSGVPEPKPGLVTDAHGGILFIDEIGEMDEMLQNKLLKVLEDKRAYFESAYYDPDDKRVPPYIRKLFEEGAPADFVLIGATTRDAEHINPALRSRCAEIYFEPLTPAHILTIVENAAERLNVRLGDGAAQLISEYTIEGRKAINILADAYSLALNRLADTEIEQIVSRETIVPQDTEQSEGNVSRETSSAPAAPPLLVTKDDIYEVAQVSRLYQFGRKKASDTPAVGRVFGLGVAGFLGSIIEIEAVAFPAAEKGKGTVRFNETAGSMAKDSVFNAASVMRQLTGRDIHDYDIHVNVIGGGNIDGPSAGTAILAAIVSAVTGAAIRQDVAVTGEISLQGEIKPVGGVFEKAYGARQAGISTLIIPWENKKDIPEEHLGLTIHRLKKAEEAFSVLFADEKWKEKEGE, encoded by the coding sequence ATGTCATTTTTTAAGGACTTATTCGGTGGCGACGGGCACAAGGAGAAGCCGCCCGAGCTGTCACCCGAGGCGCGCATTGATGCGGAGATTGCGGTGATCTTTCGCATGCTTGCCGACTCGATGGGTACAGAACGACTCGTCATTCAGGCGGGTAAGATGAACGCAATGGCGCTCATGCGCTCGGAGAACCGACGTGAGCGTGTGTTGGCGCTCATGCGCATTCTCGAGGAGGATCCGCTGCTCTCGCCGCCGCCGTCGGAGGCAGAGCTTCCCGAGATCCTGAACCGCATGACGGAGCAGCTTGCGGGTATCCTCGCACGCCGTGATCTCGAGGATCGGATCGAGCGCAAGGTAAGCGAGAAGCTCGAGAAGGATCACGAGGAGTATGTGGACGACATACGCCGGCAGGTGATCTCCGAGGAAAGCCCGGGGACGGAGTCGCCGCACGACAAGAAAAAGCGTGAGGATCTCGAGGAGCTCGAGAGTATCCGCCTTACACAGTCTGTTATGGAGCTCCTGCGTCCGCAGAACTTCGATGAGATTGTGGGGCAGGAGCGCGCTGTGCGCTCGCTCATGGCAAAGCTCTCCTCGCCCTATCCGCAGCATCTCCTCCTCTATGGGCCGCCGGGTGTGGGCAAGACTACGGCAGCGCGCCTCGTGCTCGAGGCGGCGAAGAAGCGTGCCGTATCGCCGTTCGGCGAGAGGGCTCCCTTTGTGGAGACGGATGGGACGACGTTGCGCTGGGATCCGCGCGATATGACGAACCCCCTGCTCGGCTCCGTGCATGACCCCATCTATCAGGGTGCACAGAAGAGCCTCGCGGACAGCGGCGTCCCCGAGCCGAAGCCGGGACTTGTGACGGATGCGCACGGCGGTATTCTATTCATCGACGAGATCGGCGAGATGGACGAGATGCTGCAAAACAAATTGCTTAAAGTGCTCGAGGACAAGCGTGCCTACTTCGAGTCGGCGTATTACGATCCCGACGACAAGCGCGTGCCTCCCTATATTCGCAAGCTCTTTGAGGAGGGTGCGCCTGCGGACTTTGTCCTCATCGGTGCGACAACGCGTGACGCAGAGCATATCAACCCTGCGTTGCGCTCACGCTGTGCGGAGATCTACTTCGAGCCGCTGACACCCGCGCACATCCTGACGATTGTCGAGAATGCGGCTGAGAGGCTGAATGTCAGGCTTGGCGACGGCGCGGCGCAGCTTATCAGCGAGTATACGATTGAGGGTCGCAAGGCGATCAACATCCTCGCGGACGCCTACAGTCTCGCGCTGAACCGCCTTGCAGATACGGAGATCGAGCAGATTGTTTCACGTGAAACAATCGTGCCGCAGGATACGGAGCAAAGCGAAGGCAATGTTTCACGTGAAACATCATCCGCCCCCGCCGCGCCCCCTCTCCTCGTCACAAAGGACGACATTTACGAGGTCGCCCAGGTCAGCCGCCTCTATCAATTTGGGCGGAAAAAGGCATCAGATACACCCGCCGTCGGCAGAGTTTTTGGCCTCGGTGTTGCGGGCTTCCTCGGATCGATCATCGAGATCGAGGCGGTCGCCTTTCCTGCGGCGGAGAAGGGGAAGGGAACCGTGCGCTTCAATGAGACGGCGGGCTCTATGGCGAAGGACTCCGTATTCAATGCAGCGTCCGTCATGCGACAGCTCACAGGACGAGACATCCACGACTATGACATCCACGTAAACGTGATTGGCGGGGGCAACATCGACGGCCCGAGCGCGGGTACGGCAATTCTCGCTGCAATCGTGAGTGCCGTGACGGGCGCAGCGATTCGGCAGGATGTGGCTGTGACGGGCGAGATCTCCCTGCAGGGAGAGATCAAACCCGTGGGCGGCGTCTTTGAGAAGGCGTACGGCGCACGGCAGGCGGGTATCTCAACGCTCATCATCCCGTGGGAGAACAAGAAGGACATCCCCGAGGAGCATCTAGGGCTCACAATCCATCGCCTGAAGAAGGCGGAGGAGGCGTTTTCCGTGCTCTTTGCGGATGAGAAGTGGAAAGAGAAGGAGGGAGAATGA
- a CDS encoding DHH family phosphoesterase, producing the protein MPRNLSAWVDLMVHLIVMLALALVTFCYNSYVGTAALLLWALLAAFAWERCRDRERRFERYCMGIIRNVNDVMNYAVDRLPQAILVVEKDGHLEWCNRQVEEYLGGIKPEQGTPVLDFWPDFKIEEIWGTEGEYRFAHEGRTYHVYHRTVPTPPQMDPLMAFYVEDETELADLKQRFRASRTALLYIQLDNYDEIMQGQSEAEKSMLLLAVRERLDAWMNGLGGFMRSISDGEFVAMLDRSSLDHAIAEKFDILDQVRKIVNSKGLPVTLSIGLSLADDQSLKELGEEAEAKLDLALGRGGDQVALDIGGKTQFFGGKAKAVEKHTRVKARVVAHALRDIMEGADEIYVMGHHNEDYDCFGAAMGVACMARALGKPVHIVLSDMNEGIDRILDMVQKDEAYDGLFVRPGDIAGVASLSALLVVVDAHIPHILADPTLLDRIPKIVVIDHHRRSENFVKNPLLVYIETASSSASELVTELLMYFGDSVRPTRLDATALYSGVVVDTKNFNVGAGVRTFDAAAYLRRAGADPVLVRALFQSDYETTVALARAKANAEYFPGGLIVGSIPERLPNGQIIAAQAADGMLRVDGVRMSIYVFQLPGDVVGISARSTGEMNVQVIMEAFGGGGHANVAGAQVKGVPLSVVRGNVVERARAYIEESDNHEGHTAGGR; encoded by the coding sequence ATGCCGCGGAATTTATCCGCGTGGGTCGATCTCATGGTCCACCTGATCGTCATGCTCGCGCTTGCACTTGTGACGTTCTGCTACAACTCCTACGTGGGGACTGCCGCGCTCCTTTTGTGGGCGTTGCTTGCGGCGTTTGCGTGGGAACGATGTCGTGACAGGGAACGGCGATTTGAACGCTATTGTATGGGCATTATCCGCAATGTCAACGATGTGATGAACTACGCTGTGGATCGGCTCCCGCAGGCGATCCTCGTGGTGGAGAAGGACGGACACCTCGAATGGTGCAACCGTCAGGTCGAGGAGTATCTCGGCGGGATAAAGCCGGAGCAGGGGACGCCGGTTTTGGATTTCTGGCCGGATTTCAAAATCGAGGAGATCTGGGGCACGGAGGGGGAGTATCGCTTCGCACATGAGGGGCGCACCTATCATGTCTACCATCGTACGGTGCCGACGCCGCCGCAGATGGATCCTCTGATGGCGTTTTACGTCGAGGATGAGACGGAGCTTGCCGATCTCAAGCAGCGCTTCCGCGCAAGCCGTACTGCCCTCCTCTACATTCAGCTCGACAACTACGATGAGATCATGCAGGGGCAGTCGGAGGCGGAGAAGTCCATGCTGCTGCTCGCTGTGCGTGAGCGTTTGGATGCCTGGATGAATGGACTCGGCGGATTTATGCGCAGCATCTCCGATGGAGAGTTCGTGGCGATGCTGGATCGCTCTTCGCTCGATCACGCGATTGCGGAGAAATTCGATATCCTCGATCAGGTGCGCAAGATTGTCAACTCGAAGGGGCTCCCCGTGACGCTCTCGATCGGGCTCTCGCTCGCGGACGATCAGTCGCTGAAGGAGCTCGGCGAGGAGGCAGAGGCAAAGCTCGATCTCGCACTCGGACGCGGCGGCGATCAGGTGGCGCTCGATATTGGTGGCAAGACGCAGTTCTTCGGCGGCAAGGCAAAGGCGGTCGAGAAGCACACACGCGTCAAGGCGCGCGTGGTGGCACATGCTCTGCGCGACATTATGGAGGGTGCGGACGAGATCTACGTCATGGGGCACCATAACGAGGACTACGACTGCTTCGGCGCTGCGATGGGCGTTGCCTGCATGGCACGCGCGCTCGGCAAGCCCGTGCACATCGTCCTCAGTGATATGAACGAGGGCATCGACCGCATTCTTGACATGGTGCAGAAGGATGAGGCATACGACGGTCTCTTTGTCCGTCCCGGCGATATTGCGGGCGTTGCATCCCTCTCTGCGCTGCTCGTTGTGGTGGATGCGCATATCCCGCACATCCTTGCCGATCCGACGCTGCTCGACCGCATTCCGAAGATCGTTGTGATCGACCATCACCGCCGCAGCGAGAATTTCGTCAAGAATCCGCTGCTCGTTTACATCGAGACAGCATCCAGCTCGGCGAGTGAGCTGGTGACGGAGCTGCTCATGTACTTTGGCGACAGTGTGCGGCCGACGCGTCTCGATGCGACGGCGCTCTACTCGGGTGTGGTCGTAGATACGAAGAATTTCAACGTCGGCGCGGGTGTCCGCACCTTTGATGCGGCGGCGTACCTCAGACGTGCGGGCGCAGATCCCGTGCTCGTCCGGGCGCTGTTCCAGAGTGACTATGAAACGACGGTGGCGCTCGCCCGCGCGAAGGCAAATGCGGAGTATTTCCCCGGCGGGCTGATCGTCGGAAGCATTCCCGAGCGTCTGCCGAATGGGCAGATCATCGCGGCGCAGGCGGCGGACGGCATGCTGCGCGTGGACGGGGTGCGCATGAGCATCTACGTCTTCCAGCTGCCCGGCGATGTGGTCGGCATCAGTGCGCGCTCGACGGGCGAGATGAATGTTCAGGTGATTATGGAGGCGTTCGGTGGCGGCGGGCACGCAAATGTGGCAGGCGCGCAGGTGAAGGGCGTGCCGCTCAGCGTGGTGCGGGGCAATGTCGTCGAGCGCGCTAGGGCATATATAGAGGAGAGTGACAACCATGAAGGTCATACTGCAGGCGGACGTTAA
- a CDS encoding DUF4446 family protein — protein sequence MFLNNLVNYIASHETTLLLASMLLILVLLILVIYTMVRLSTMNSRYRAMMRGSETEDLESMLIQHVHEVEKVSATNARILEENELIRQFIRKALVRVASVRFRAFEDMGGDLSYSVAMLDANNDGVIFSSIFARADSRSYIKPIKNGSSEYSLTDEEKGVLKEAMSQPLPIQY from the coding sequence TTGTTTCTGAACAATCTCGTCAACTATATTGCATCGCATGAGACGACGCTCCTGCTCGCCTCCATGCTGCTGATTTTGGTCTTATTGATACTGGTCATCTACACGATGGTGCGCCTCTCGACGATGAACAGCCGCTATCGTGCGATGATGCGCGGCTCGGAGACGGAGGATCTCGAGAGCATGTTGATCCAGCACGTTCATGAGGTGGAGAAGGTCTCTGCGACGAACGCGCGCATCCTCGAGGAAAATGAACTCATTCGCCAGTTCATCCGCAAGGCGCTCGTGCGCGTTGCTTCCGTGCGCTTTCGCGCATTCGAGGATATGGGCGGCGATCTCAGCTACTCTGTCGCCATGCTCGACGCGAACAACGACGGCGTGATCTTCTCGAGCATCTTCGCACGTGCGGACTCGCGCAGCTACATCAAGCCAATCAAGAACGGTTCCTCGGAGTATTCGCTTACGGACGAGGAAAAGGGCGTGCTGAAAGAGGCAATGTCTCAGCCCCTGCCGATTCAGTATTGA
- the pfkA gene encoding 6-phosphofructokinase — MGRGGRVVLKSIAIMTSGGDSPGMNAAARAVARTALYEGVKVWGINDGYHGLLEEDLRELESKDVGDIIQRGGTFLGTARCKRWQTPEGRRLGHENLIKRGIEGLCVIGGDGSLRGAQLLSEEYGFPIVGLPGTIDNDVWGMDYTIGCDTAANTIIDAINKLRDTASAHRRVIVLEVMGRNCGWLALVAGISGGAEYILVPEEEFDLEEITNSLTAAYDRGKRYILIVVAEGAASGQEVCDYIAKHTDIETRVSVLGHIQRGGAPTVIDRVRASQLGEQAALALISGLSGVVFGYSKGHVVSVNLYDAVNNKKQLDPEYLHLAKVLF, encoded by the coding sequence ATGGGCAGGGGAGGAAGAGTCGTGTTAAAGAGTATTGCAATCATGACGAGCGGGGGAGACAGCCCGGGGATGAATGCGGCAGCGCGCGCGGTTGCACGCACTGCACTCTACGAGGGTGTGAAAGTTTGGGGAATCAACGACGGCTATCACGGGCTGCTTGAGGAGGATCTGCGTGAGTTGGAGTCCAAGGATGTGGGCGACATCATCCAGCGTGGCGGCACCTTTCTCGGGACGGCGCGCTGCAAGCGCTGGCAGACGCCTGAGGGACGCCGCCTTGGCCATGAAAATCTCATTAAACGTGGGATAGAGGGGCTCTGCGTCATCGGTGGTGACGGCTCTCTGCGCGGCGCGCAGCTGCTCTCGGAGGAATATGGCTTCCCCATCGTCGGCCTGCCGGGCACGATCGACAACGATGTCTGGGGCATGGACTACACGATTGGCTGCGATACGGCTGCGAACACAATCATCGATGCAATCAACAAGCTGCGCGACACGGCGTCGGCACACCGCCGCGTCATTGTCCTCGAGGTCATGGGGCGCAACTGCGGCTGGCTCGCACTCGTTGCGGGCATCTCGGGCGGCGCGGAGTACATCCTCGTTCCTGAGGAGGAGTTCGATCTTGAGGAGATCACGAACAGCCTGACTGCCGCGTATGACAGGGGCAAGCGCTACATCCTCATTGTCGTTGCCGAGGGGGCGGCGAGCGGGCAGGAAGTCTGCGACTACATCGCGAAGCATACGGACATCGAGACGCGCGTCTCCGTGCTCGGGCACATTCAGCGCGGCGGCGCACCGACGGTCATCGACCGCGTCCGTGCGAGCCAGCTCGGTGAGCAGGCGGCTCTTGCTCTGATCTCGGGTCTCTCGGGCGTTGTCTTCGGATACAGCAAGGGGCATGTCGTCTCGGTCAACCTCTACGATGCCGTGAACAACAAGAAGCAGCTCGACCCTGAGTATCTGCACCTCGCGAAGGTGCTGTTCTAA
- a CDS encoding ParB/RepB/Spo0J family partition protein, which produces MKKAKTGGLGRGLGALGLGKNALAGASKPAEQPAPPETEAPAAQTGKPAELPVDAIVPNRFQPRREFDEAALEELRESIVRHGILQPLSVRDIGGGKYELIAGERRLRAARLAGLATVPVVFRTASDAELAEMALIENIQREDLNPIEEARAYERLLTEFRLSQEELARRVARSRSAIANSVRLLRLADEVQAFVANGVLTMGQVRPLLTLGSAALQREAAEYIQEHELSARGAEALVKRLIKDPNALKKTAQPVTKRTPDIFVREAEERLTRSLGTKVRIQEGREQGKGRLEISYFSADDLERLLGLLTGADGAAKEDKRAALRAISTQKFTV; this is translated from the coding sequence GTGAAGAAAGCTAAGACAGGCGGACTCGGGCGCGGACTCGGTGCACTCGGGCTTGGGAAAAATGCCCTTGCAGGCGCGTCGAAACCGGCAGAACAGCCCGCTCCCCCGGAGACAGAGGCGCCTGCGGCGCAGACGGGAAAACCAGCAGAGCTGCCCGTGGACGCCATCGTTCCGAACCGCTTCCAGCCGCGCCGCGAGTTCGACGAAGCTGCGCTCGAGGAGCTGCGTGAATCCATCGTGCGCCATGGCATCCTCCAGCCCCTCTCCGTGCGCGATATTGGCGGAGGGAAGTACGAGCTCATCGCGGGCGAGCGCCGTCTGCGCGCGGCACGACTCGCAGGGCTCGCGACTGTCCCCGTCGTCTTTCGCACGGCATCGGATGCAGAGCTGGCGGAGATGGCACTCATCGAGAACATCCAGCGCGAGGATCTGAACCCGATCGAGGAGGCGCGTGCATACGAGCGCCTCTTGACGGAGTTCCGCCTCTCACAGGAGGAGCTGGCGCGACGCGTTGCGCGCAGCCGCTCGGCGATTGCAAACAGCGTCCGTCTCCTGCGGCTCGCCGATGAGGTACAGGCATTTGTTGCAAATGGTGTCCTCACGATGGGACAGGTACGTCCCCTCCTCACACTCGGCAGTGCGGCACTACAGCGCGAGGCGGCAGAGTATATCCAGGAGCATGAGCTCTCCGCGCGCGGGGCAGAGGCACTTGTGAAGCGTCTCATCAAAGATCCGAACGCACTCAAGAAGACGGCGCAGCCCGTCACAAAGCGCACCCCGGATATCTTCGTGCGCGAGGCGGAGGAGCGCCTGACACGCAGCCTTGGGACGAAAGTCCGCATACAGGAGGGACGTGAGCAGGGCAAGGGACGCCTCGAGATCAGCTATTTCTCCGCAGATGATCTTGAGCGTCTGCTGGGACTGCTCACCGGCGCAGACGGCGCGGCAAAGGAGGACAAGCGGGCGGCGTTGCGCGCCATCTCCACACAAAAATTTACCGTGTGA
- the dnaB gene encoding replicative DNA helicase, which produces MPEGRVPPQNIEAELSVLGAMMLKKEAVTQAIELLRSDEFYRQAHRVVFEAMESLVREGEPVDIVTVTESLRKSGLLEQVGGITFLANLTNSVPSTANLAHYAKIVKEKAILRSLIDVSTEIAGMAYEGSEDIAVQLDGAEQKILAIAGGRTTGTFTPIKDVVFDAVDRVNQLAQSKGGITGLSTGLATLDSVTRGLQKSDLIIVAARPAMGKTAFVLNLATHVALQGGTVAFFSLEMPREQLMHRIFCAEGQIDATHLARGELDEEEWSRLVKVADRMIKTNLYFDDTSSTTVMDIRTRARRLKAERGLDLIAIDYLQLIQAPGRAENRTLAVAEMTRSLKVLARELSVPIIVLSQLSRATEGRSDKRPMLSDLRESGSIEQDADIVMFLYREDYYNQDTENANITELSIAKHRNGATDTVKMFFQKEYTRFRDLAREG; this is translated from the coding sequence ATGCCGGAAGGACGCGTTCCACCGCAGAACATCGAGGCGGAGCTGTCCGTGCTCGGGGCAATGATGCTGAAGAAGGAGGCTGTCACGCAGGCGATTGAACTCCTGCGTTCAGATGAGTTTTATCGCCAGGCGCACCGCGTTGTCTTCGAGGCGATGGAGAGCTTGGTGCGTGAGGGCGAACCCGTAGACATCGTGACCGTGACGGAGTCGCTTAGAAAGAGCGGGCTCCTCGAACAGGTCGGCGGAATTACCTTTCTCGCAAATCTGACGAACAGTGTGCCAAGTACGGCGAATCTCGCCCACTATGCGAAGATCGTCAAGGAAAAGGCGATCCTACGCTCACTCATCGATGTGAGTACGGAGATTGCGGGCATGGCGTACGAGGGGAGCGAGGATATTGCTGTCCAGCTGGATGGTGCCGAGCAGAAGATCCTTGCGATTGCGGGCGGGCGTACAACAGGCACCTTCACGCCGATCAAGGACGTTGTCTTTGATGCCGTGGATCGTGTGAATCAGCTCGCGCAGTCCAAGGGCGGCATTACGGGCCTATCGACGGGGCTGGCTACCCTCGACTCCGTCACGCGTGGCCTCCAAAAATCCGACCTTATCATCGTTGCGGCACGCCCCGCAATGGGCAAGACGGCGTTTGTTCTCAACCTCGCGACCCATGTCGCCCTGCAGGGGGGCACGGTTGCATTCTTCTCCCTCGAAATGCCGCGCGAGCAGCTGATGCATCGTATCTTTTGTGCCGAGGGGCAGATTGATGCAACCCATCTGGCACGCGGAGAGCTGGATGAGGAGGAGTGGAGCCGCCTCGTCAAGGTCGCAGACCGCATGATAAAGACGAACCTCTACTTTGACGATACGAGCAGCACGACGGTGATGGACATTCGCACGCGCGCACGTCGTCTGAAGGCGGAGCGCGGACTCGATCTCATTGCAATCGACTACCTCCAGCTCATCCAGGCACCGGGGCGCGCTGAGAACCGCACGCTTGCCGTTGCAGAGATGACGCGCTCACTCAAGGTACTGGCGCGCGAGCTGAGTGTGCCGATCATCGTCCTCTCGCAGCTCTCACGTGCAACGGAGGGGCGTTCGGATAAGCGACCGATGCTTTCCGATCTGCGCGAGTCCGGCTCCATTGAGCAGGACGCTGACATCGTCATGTTCCTCTATCGCGAGGACTACTACAATCAGGACACGGAAAATGCAAATATCACGGAGCTGAGCATTGCAAAGCATCGTAACGGCGCGACCGACACAGTGAAGATGTTCTTCCAGAAGGAATACACGCGCTTCCGTGATCTCGCACGTGAAGGATGA
- a CDS encoding ParA family protein produces MAKIIAIASQKGGVGKTTTAVNLAAAVARAKRRVLLVDIDPQGNATSGFGIDKNMLMSTTYRVLIEGRSLRESIVASEYRVDVLPANVELAGAEVELAGMERRETRLRDALTVVEHDYDYIFIDCPPSLGFLTLNALAAAHAVLIPIQCEFYALEGVAQLMNTISLVQESVNPALTVQGVVMTMYDSRTRIATQVVDEVKNVFGAALYETLIPRNVRLSEAPSFGQPITSYDITSRGAETYIALAREVMKREES; encoded by the coding sequence GTGGCAAAGATCATAGCGATTGCCAGCCAGAAGGGCGGCGTCGGGAAGACGACCACAGCCGTCAACCTAGCCGCTGCTGTCGCACGCGCAAAACGCCGCGTCCTGCTCGTCGACATCGACCCGCAGGGGAACGCGACGAGCGGCTTCGGTATCGACAAGAATATGCTCATGTCCACGACCTATCGCGTCCTCATTGAGGGGCGCAGCCTTCGGGAATCTATCGTCGCCTCGGAGTATCGCGTCGATGTCCTGCCCGCGAACGTCGAACTCGCGGGTGCGGAGGTGGAACTCGCGGGGATGGAGCGGCGGGAGACGCGCCTTCGAGACGCCCTGACTGTCGTGGAGCATGACTATGACTACATCTTCATCGACTGTCCGCCGTCCCTCGGCTTCCTCACGCTGAACGCGCTCGCGGCGGCGCACGCCGTCCTCATCCCGATCCAGTGCGAGTTCTACGCGCTCGAGGGGGTGGCGCAGCTGATGAACACAATCAGCCTCGTGCAGGAGAGCGTGAATCCTGCGCTCACCGTGCAGGGAGTCGTCATGACCATGTACGACAGCCGCACGCGCATCGCGACACAGGTGGTCGATGAGGTGAAAAATGTCTTCGGTGCGGCACTCTACGAAACCCTGATTCCGCGCAACGTGCGCCTCTCGGAGGCACCGTCCTTCGGGCAGCCGATCACCTCCTACGACATCACATCGCGCGGCGCGGAGACCTATATCGCACTGGCAAGGGAGGTCATGAAGCGTGAAGAAAGCTAA
- the rplI gene encoding 50S ribosomal protein L9, which translates to MKVILQADVKNIGKKGEIVEVADGYGRNFLLPKKLALPASSENVNVAKAQAGAKARKDAMAVDEAKLMAAQLEKVEVEIPVRIGENGRLFGAVTGKDVAEALKKKNIDVDRRKIMIRGEVVGEGLYEAIVKVHPNISTTIKIHVKKE; encoded by the coding sequence ATGAAGGTCATACTGCAGGCGGACGTTAAGAATATCGGAAAAAAGGGCGAGATCGTGGAGGTTGCGGACGGCTACGGACGCAATTTCCTCCTGCCGAAGAAGCTCGCGCTGCCCGCGAGCAGCGAGAATGTGAATGTTGCAAAGGCGCAGGCGGGCGCAAAGGCGCGCAAGGACGCGATGGCGGTCGATGAGGCGAAGCTGATGGCCGCCCAGCTCGAGAAGGTCGAGGTGGAGATTCCCGTACGCATCGGCGAGAACGGGCGCCTCTTCGGCGCTGTGACGGGCAAGGATGTCGCCGAGGCGCTGAAAAAGAAGAACATTGACGTGGATCGCCGGAAGATTATGATTCGCGGCGAGGTTGTGGGTGAGGGGCTGTACGAGGCAATCGTCAAGGTGCATCCGAACATCTCCACCACGATCAAGATTCACGTGAAGAAAGAGTAG